The following coding sequences are from one Helicoverpa armigera isolate CAAS_96S chromosome 2, ASM3070526v1, whole genome shotgun sequence window:
- the LOC110382500 gene encoding secretory phospholipase A2 receptor, translating to MLTIYLVGLSYLLIAADSQLCKPQYLFSTEAEGWLKLHTFPASWEKALQICSYEGAVLASPLDAGLVNAIRSTMAQNGVNGPIFLGTHNLHSSHHFVSVEGVPLSNMKINWALQTSPDVSGLCLTTTVNGPSQYMNVTSCKDSLPYICYRKLDNRTMNKCGTFDDAYHLNKQTGSCYKVHHKKATWHNAYEICAAEGGHLVVIDDEEEALIIKNMFPSPSNGQDTFFIGLFAYGDPLDWMTVNGDRVDDVYNNWAPGQPDNRGGIQHYATIIRAGTLDDDNGATKFRFVCEKSPTALQFEPSPVQCSEIRRNVKC from the exons ATGCTGACGATATATCTAGTTGGTTTGTCATACTTGCTGATCGCAGCTG ACAGCCAGCTCTGCAAGCCGCAGTACTTGTTCAGCACCGAAGCAGAGGGCTGGCTGAAGCTGCACACGTTCCCCGCTTCTTGGGAGAAGGCTCTCCAGATATGCAGCTACGAAG gcGCAGTGTTAGCGTCTCCACTAGACGCGGGGCTGGTGAATGCTATTCGCTCAACAATGGCTCAAAACGGAGTTAACGGTCCGATCTTCTTGGGAACACATAACTTGCACTCTAGTCATCACTTTGTTTCTGTGGAAG GAGTGCCGTTGTCTAACATGAAAATTAACTGGGCTCTACAAACTAGCCCAGATGTATCAGGGCTCTGCCTGACTACGACTGTCAATGGACCCTCACAATACATGAATGTCACTTCATGCAAGGACTCGCTTCCCTACATATGCTATAGGAAGCTTGATAACAGAACCATGAACAAATGTGGCACCTTTGACGACG CATACCACCTCAATAAGCAGACAGGCAGCTGCTACAAGGTCCATCATAAGAAGGCGACTTGGCACAATGCGTATGAGATCTGCGCTGCTGAGGGAGGCCACTTGGTCGTCATCGACGATGAGGAAGAGGCTCTCATCATCAAAAACATGTTCCCTTCTCCTTCCAATGGCCAGGACACATTCTTCATCGGCTTGTTTGCATATGGCGATCCACTTGACTGGATGACAGTTAACG GTGATAGAGTAGACGATGTGTATAACAATTGGGCTCCCGGCCAGCCAGATAACAGGGGAGGCATCCAGCACTACGCAACTATAATCCGAGCTGGTACTCTGGACGACGACAACGGTGCGACAAAGTTCAGGTTCGTCTGCGAGAAGTCGCCTACAGCATTACAGTTCGAGCCCTCACCAGTACAGTGCTCTGAAATTAGGCGAAATGTGAAGTGTTGA
- the LOC110382489 gene encoding secretory phospholipase A2 receptor, whose translation MITSYFICLSFLLIATDGVLSKPQYLFSYEAEGWLKLHKFPTTWEQAFLRCHYEGAVLASPLDAGLVNALRLKMVRNRVNGPIFLGAHNLHSGDDFVSIQGVPLSDMEINWAPQTYPDVSGLCLTMAVNGSSHYMNVTSCKDSLPYICYRKFEDRTMNECGTFDDAYHLNKRTGSCYKVHFDEKTWYHAYEVCAAEGGHLVVINNKEEALVIKDMFPARPSDKSDRWEKFHIGMRAYGGDHRTWVTLNGDRLEDVFNDWDPGQPDNRGGNDNYAAIIRPGTLDDGPSVSRAKFVCEKSPKVELFSQPIEYVERTRVSKNYFLSGVESQK comes from the exons ATGATTACttcatatttcatttgtttgtcaTTTCTATTGATTGCCACCG ATGGCGTGCTCAGCAAGCCGCAGTACTTGTTCAGCTACGAGGCGGAGGGCTGGCTGAAGCTGCACAAGTTCCCGACCACCTGGGAACAAGCCTTCCTCAGATGTCACTACGAGG GAGCGGTGTTGGCGTCTCCACTAGACGCGGGGCTAGTGAATGCTCTTCGCTTAAAAATGGTTCGAAACAGAGTTAACGGTCCGATCTTCTTGGGAGCACACAACTTGCACTCTGGTGATGACTTTGTTTCGATACAAG GAGTGCCGTTGTCTGACATGGAAATAAACTGGGCTCCACAGACATACCCAGATGTATCAGGGCTCTGCCTGACTATGGCCGTCAATGGATCCTCACATTACATGAATGTCACTTCATGTAAGGACTCGCTTCCCTACATATGCTATAGGAAGTTCGAGGATAGAACCATGAACGAATGTGGCACCTTTGACGACG CATATCACCTCAATAAGCGCACAGGCAGCTGCTACAAGGTCCACTTTGATGAGAAAACTTGGTACCATGCGTATGAGGTATGCGCTGCTGAGGGGGGCCACTTGGTCGTCATCAACAACAAAGAAGAGGCTCTCGTCATCAAAGACATGTTCCCAGCTCGTCCCAGTGACAAGAGTGACAGATGGGAGAAATTTCACATCGGCATGCGAGCATATGGTGGAGACCACCGTACATGGGTGACGCTTAACG GTGATAGACTAGAAGATGTGTTTAACGACTGGGATCCCGGACAGCCAGATAATAGGGGAGGCAATGACAATTACGCAGCTATTATTCGACCTGGGACTCTGGACGACGGGCCCTCTGTGTCGAGGGCTAAGTTCGTCTGCGAGAAGTCACCCAAAGTAGAACTATTTTCGCAACCGATAGAATACGTTGAAAGAACTCGGGTgtcgaaaaattattttcttagtgGAGTGGAAAGTCAGAAGTAG